A genomic region of Trueperaceae bacterium contains the following coding sequences:
- a CDS encoding TetR/AcrR family transcriptional regulator → MTRPRRAPPLDRAARRRSIITAVTPLLVARGAGVTTRELAEAAGVAEGTLFTVFEDKRSLLLATIEERLDPGPLRAGLARLAELPGLERKLLAVAGEVVPRLDEVHGLAVALHAVAGRGRPRSFGGPTYMRDWLAEVAAAVRDLLEPHAAELRVSPALFARLFTTQLFASRLPHAAPEDWPTPEELVTFCLRGALAPEKER, encoded by the coding sequence GTGACGAGACCGAGGCGAGCCCCACCCCTCGACCGCGCGGCGCGGCGTCGCAGCATCATCACCGCCGTCACGCCGCTCCTGGTGGCGCGCGGCGCCGGCGTGACGACCCGCGAGCTGGCCGAGGCCGCCGGCGTGGCCGAAGGCACTCTCTTCACCGTCTTCGAAGACAAGCGTTCGCTGCTGCTGGCGACCATCGAGGAACGCCTCGACCCGGGGCCGTTGAGGGCCGGCCTGGCCAGGCTGGCGGAGTTGCCGGGACTCGAGCGGAAGCTGCTGGCCGTCGCCGGTGAGGTCGTGCCACGCCTCGACGAGGTGCACGGTCTTGCCGTCGCGCTGCACGCCGTGGCGGGGCGTGGCCGCCCCCGCAGCTTCGGCGGCCCGACCTACATGCGCGACTGGCTCGCGGAGGTGGCCGCCGCCGTCAGGGACCTGCTCGAGCCGCACGCGGCCGAGCTGAGGGTATCGCCCGCGCTCTTCGCGAGGTTGTTCACCACCCAGCTGTTCGCCAGCCGGTTGCCGCACGCGGCGCCAGAGGACTGGCCCACCCCGGAGGAGCTCGTGACGTTCTGCCTCCGCGGCGCGCTGGCGCCGGAGAAGGAGAGGTGA
- a CDS encoding glycosyltransferase family 1 protein translates to MPERRVAILTFGSRGDVQPFVALALALQRRGVHPVVGAHAAHRALVEERGVRFAELAGDPVEWMRSQARLRALVRRPAVLAAARRFTVDWEPTMRRMLEQSAELVDACDAMVFSHGALAGPHLAEASAKPAAFASLQPWDVTAEYPSVALRQAPRTPGPARRRFNRASHWLGEQVVWFPWRGVVNRWRVERLGLPPVGLLATPWRRLGPEVARLYGYSPFAAPPPADWPADRFVGGWWELPRPAGWRPPGSLEAFLAAGDPPVYVGFGSHLPARDLGTVERVVDEVAVRLGLRLVVAAGWAGLGGGSAGSVDRYVVTEVPHDWLFPRVKAAIHHGGAGTTGAALRAGAPQLVVPAFFDQYHWSVRVTELGVGARLVPREFGVDGLEAALRRVLEPAVAARAAAVAATVRDEPGADGAARHLLGRFGWRS, encoded by the coding sequence GTGCCTGAGCGCAGGGTCGCCATCTTGACGTTCGGTTCGCGCGGCGACGTGCAGCCGTTCGTCGCGCTGGCGTTGGCGTTGCAGCGTAGGGGCGTCCATCCCGTGGTGGGCGCTCACGCGGCCCACCGCGCGCTCGTCGAGGAGCGCGGCGTCCGGTTCGCGGAGCTCGCCGGCGACCCCGTCGAGTGGATGCGTAGCCAGGCCCGGTTGCGCGCCCTCGTGAGGCGCCCGGCGGTGCTGGCCGCCGCCAGGCGCTTCACCGTGGACTGGGAGCCCACCATGCGCCGCATGCTCGAGCAGTCGGCGGAACTGGTCGACGCCTGTGACGCCATGGTCTTCTCGCATGGCGCGCTGGCCGGACCGCACCTTGCCGAGGCCTCGGCCAAGCCCGCCGCCTTCGCCTCGCTACAGCCGTGGGACGTGACGGCCGAGTACCCCAGCGTCGCGCTGCGCCAGGCGCCTCGCACCCCCGGACCGGCCCGCCGCCGCTTCAACCGGGCGAGCCACTGGCTGGGGGAACAGGTGGTGTGGTTCCCGTGGCGCGGCGTGGTGAACCGCTGGCGCGTGGAGCGGCTCGGTCTGCCGCCCGTGGGGCTCCTCGCCACCCCGTGGCGCCGGTTGGGGCCCGAGGTCGCCCGGCTATACGGCTACAGCCCGTTCGCGGCGCCGCCGCCGGCCGATTGGCCCGCCGACCGCTTCGTTGGCGGGTGGTGGGAGCTGCCGCGCCCGGCGGGGTGGCGGCCGCCCGGCTCCCTGGAGGCGTTCCTTGCCGCTGGCGACCCGCCCGTATACGTCGGGTTCGGGAGCCACCTGCCCGCGCGCGACCTGGGCACGGTCGAGCGGGTGGTGGACGAGGTCGCCGTCCGCCTGGGGCTGCGGCTGGTGGTGGCGGCCGGGTGGGCCGGGTTGGGGGGCGGGAGCGCCGGGTCCGTCGACCGGTACGTGGTCACCGAGGTGCCTCACGACTGGCTCTTCCCGCGCGTGAAGGCCGCCATCCACCATGGCGGGGCGGGGACCACCGGCGCCGCCCTGCGCGCCGGCGCGCCGCAGCTCGTGGTGCCGGCGTTCTTCGACCAGTACCACTGGTCGGTCCGCGTCACGGAGCTCGGCGTCGGGGCGCGGCTCGTGCCGCGCGAGTTCGGCGTCGACGGCCTGGAGGCGGCGCTGAGGCGCGTGCTCGAGCCGGCGGTGGCCGCGCGGGCCGCGGCGGTGGCCGCGACCGTGCGTGACGAGCCGGGGGCGGACGGCGCGGCGCGGCACCTGCTGGGGCGCTTCGGTTGGCGGTCGTAG
- a CDS encoding flippase-like domain-containing protein: MAFALWRVGGAKALLRLGGLAPSHLVLAVSALLASFVLAALRLMFVCRALGDSVGLWHALRAHVLGMFSAAVTPGGSGSIAGLALTLDLQGVERARSWAAALATMAADTTFHAWAMPLSLVGLYALGAYPRTPLWAALGVAVIVLTCLLAYVLLFKVAWLRPLLGALLRGPLLRFRRRGMRFVDDFIANSKVFASAPLWKHLAIQLFTAGAWAAFFLVLYFLLLGLGVRIGVPLALAGQTVVAVMSTFVPTPGGSGFFEVVLSWFLVGRGGGEAGPAAVFAWRLITFYSLFVLGPLLGGYLVVKQVGETPARGGGA, from the coding sequence ATGGCCTTCGCCCTCTGGCGGGTCGGGGGCGCCAAGGCACTCCTGCGCCTCGGCGGGCTGGCGCCCTCGCACCTGGTGCTCGCCGTGTCGGCGCTCCTCGCGTCGTTCGTGCTGGCGGCCCTCAGGTTGATGTTCGTGTGCCGCGCGCTAGGCGACTCCGTGGGCCTCTGGCACGCCCTGAGGGCACACGTGCTCGGGATGTTCAGCGCGGCGGTGACGCCCGGGGGGAGCGGGAGCATCGCCGGGCTCGCCCTCACCCTCGACCTACAGGGCGTCGAGCGCGCCAGGTCGTGGGCCGCCGCGCTCGCGACCATGGCCGCCGACACGACCTTCCACGCCTGGGCCATGCCCCTCTCGCTCGTCGGCCTCTACGCCTTGGGCGCCTACCCCCGCACCCCGCTCTGGGCGGCGCTCGGGGTGGCGGTGATCGTGCTCACTTGCCTGCTCGCCTACGTCCTGCTCTTCAAGGTGGCCTGGCTGCGCCCGCTGCTCGGGGCGCTGCTTCGGGGGCCGTTGCTCAGGTTCCGGCGCCGCGGCATGCGCTTCGTGGACGACTTCATTGCCAACAGCAAGGTCTTCGCGTCGGCGCCACTCTGGAAGCACCTGGCGATCCAGTTGTTCACCGCGGGAGCCTGGGCGGCGTTCTTCCTCGTCCTCTACTTCCTCCTGCTGGGCCTGGGGGTGCGCATCGGCGTGCCGCTCGCGCTGGCCGGCCAGACGGTGGTGGCCGTCATGAGCACGTTCGTCCCCACGCCCGGCGGCAGCGGCTTCTTCGAGGTGGTGCTGAGCTGGTTCCTCGTCGGCCGTGGCGGCGGGGAGGCGGGACCCGCCGCGGTGTTCGCCTGGCGGCTCATCACCTTCTATAGCCTCTTCGTGCTCGGACCGCTCCTCGGCGGCTACCTGGTCGTCAAGCAGGTGGGGGAGACGCCCGCGCGAGGTGGGGGTGCCTGA
- a CDS encoding aminotransferase class III-fold pyridoxal phosphate-dependent enzyme, producing MSVVATTRSHKHVLTPWYKQSAVGGATFVRGEGSYLYDDQGKRYLDLSAGLVSTNLGHGHPAVVKAIQEQAAKICYLPPSLIHDVRSEFAELLSEVSPWSEGARTFFTTGGGEANEDAIKMARMITGRQKVLAAYRSFHGSAPGAGSITGEDRRWANEPGLPGIVHFFAPYPYRSPFFTDDAATEVERALKHLEEVITFEGGKNIAALVIEPVVGSNGVIVYPEGYLAGLRQVTAKHGIVLIFDEVMTGFGRVGDRFAATRFGVTPDMITFAKGSSSAYIPLGGVMVREGLAKHFDDVALMCGHTYAGHPMAMAAGLATVTALKKEGLFERAREIDPWLKEGLTAIQEKHPVIGDVRGIGAFYTIELVKDRATKEPLVPWYGGDNTPIAKLSAALRNEGVYAFGRYNVLLVTPPLNIKRDDLQVGLDGLDRALKVLD from the coding sequence ATGTCGGTCGTTGCCACCACACGCAGCCACAAGCACGTGCTCACGCCCTGGTACAAGCAGTCCGCCGTGGGCGGAGCCACTTTCGTCAGGGGCGAGGGCTCGTACCTGTACGACGACCAGGGCAAGCGGTACCTCGACCTGTCGGCCGGCCTCGTCTCCACCAACCTGGGCCACGGCCACCCGGCGGTCGTCAAGGCCATCCAGGAGCAGGCCGCCAAGATCTGCTACCTGCCTCCGTCCCTCATCCACGACGTGCGGTCCGAGTTCGCGGAGCTCCTCTCCGAGGTGAGCCCGTGGAGCGAGGGCGCGCGCACCTTCTTCACCACCGGCGGCGGCGAGGCCAACGAGGACGCCATCAAGATGGCCCGCATGATCACCGGGCGTCAGAAGGTGCTGGCCGCCTACCGCTCGTTCCACGGCTCCGCCCCGGGCGCCGGCAGCATCACGGGCGAGGACCGGCGCTGGGCGAACGAGCCGGGCCTGCCCGGCATCGTGCACTTCTTCGCGCCCTACCCGTACCGCAGCCCCTTCTTCACGGACGACGCCGCCACCGAGGTCGAGCGCGCCCTCAAGCACCTCGAGGAGGTCATCACCTTCGAGGGCGGCAAGAACATCGCGGCGCTCGTCATCGAGCCCGTCGTGGGCTCCAACGGCGTCATCGTCTACCCCGAGGGCTACCTGGCGGGCCTGCGGCAGGTGACGGCCAAGCACGGCATCGTGCTGATCTTCGACGAGGTGATGACCGGCTTCGGGCGCGTGGGCGACCGCTTCGCGGCCACGCGCTTCGGCGTCACGCCCGACATGATCACCTTCGCCAAGGGTTCGTCCTCGGCGTACATCCCGCTCGGCGGCGTGATGGTGCGCGAGGGTCTCGCCAAGCACTTCGACGACGTGGCGCTCATGTGCGGTCACACTTACGCCGGCCACCCGATGGCCATGGCGGCCGGCCTCGCCACCGTGACGGCCCTCAAGAAGGAGGGGCTGTTCGAGCGCGCGCGCGAGATCGACCCGTGGCTCAAGGAGGGCCTCACGGCCATCCAGGAGAAGCACCCCGTCATCGGTGACGTGCGCGGCATCGGGGCGTTCTACACGATCGAGCTCGTCAAGGACCGCGCAACCAAGGAGCCGCTCGTGCCGTGGTACGGCGGCGACAACACCCCCATCGCCAAGCTGTCGGCCGCGCTCAGGAACGAGGGCGTGTACGCCTTCGGGCGCTACAACGTGCTGCTGGTGACGCCGCCTCTCAACATCAAGCGCGACGACCTGCAGGTCGGCCTCGACGGGCTCGACCGCGCGCTCAAGGTGCTCGACTGA
- a CDS encoding glycine betaine ABC transporter substrate-binding protein, with product MKKWLIATAVALFGWIAVANAQTIKLGYVLWDSCVASNNVVAAVLEDRLGYDVELTSVDAGPMFAGLARGDFDAVLCTWLPVTHEAYWSEFGDDLTDLGVSLDGADIGWAVPTYVELDSIEDLNANADMFGGKVIGIDPGAGLMRASDAAIEEYGLTNFKLIDGSDAAMAAALDRAITRDEPIIVTSWRPHWMWAAYDLKYLADPLGVFGASEQIHTVANAGFAADGPDDVLAFLANFHWTGADMGDVMLKVRDGMEPADAARAWIAENQDLVDSWFD from the coding sequence ATGAAGAAGTGGCTGATTGCCACCGCGGTAGCGCTGTTCGGTTGGATCGCCGTCGCCAACGCCCAGACCATCAAGCTCGGGTACGTGCTGTGGGACTCGTGCGTGGCTTCCAACAACGTGGTGGCGGCGGTGCTCGAGGACCGGCTCGGGTACGACGTCGAGCTCACCTCGGTGGACGCCGGTCCGATGTTCGCGGGTCTGGCGCGCGGCGACTTCGACGCCGTGCTCTGCACCTGGCTGCCCGTCACCCACGAGGCCTACTGGTCGGAGTTCGGCGACGACCTCACCGACCTGGGCGTCAGCCTCGACGGCGCCGACATCGGCTGGGCCGTGCCGACCTACGTCGAGCTCGACAGCATCGAGGACCTCAACGCCAACGCCGACATGTTCGGGGGCAAGGTGATTGGCATCGACCCCGGCGCCGGCCTGATGCGCGCCTCCGACGCGGCCATCGAGGAGTACGGCCTCACCAACTTCAAGCTGATCGACGGTTCCGACGCCGCGATGGCGGCCGCGCTCGACCGCGCCATCACCCGCGACGAGCCCATCATCGTCACCAGCTGGCGACCCCACTGGATGTGGGCCGCCTACGACCTCAAGTACCTGGCCGACCCGCTCGGCGTCTTCGGCGCCTCAGAGCAGATCCACACGGTCGCCAACGCCGGCTTCGCCGCCGATGGGCCCGACGACGTGCTGGCCTTCCTCGCCAACTTCCACTGGACGGGCGCCGACATGGGCGACGTGATGCTCAAGGTCAGGGACGGCATGGAGCCCGCCGACGCCGCCCGCGCCTGGATCGCCGAGAACCAGGACCTCGTCGACAGCTGGTTCGATTGA
- a CDS encoding proline/glycine betaine ABC transporter permease: MLLDYRVPLADWVETAVRWIQVQYAAGFDGFSDLVRVVIDGLLAGLVAVPPLALVAVLAALVAWQAGWRLGVFALLGLFLVHNIGLWTPFLETLALVVTAQVLIVIVGVPLGILAAGSDVAERVMRPVLDFMQTMPAFVYLIPAIMFFGIGLVPGVVATFIFSLPPLVRLVNLGIRQVPTDLVEAADAFGTTRLQKLVKVQVPLALPTMMAGLNQSIMLNLSMVVIASMIGAGGLGAEVLRGIQRIKVGQGFEAGLAVVILAIVLDRLTASFAARRRPGARGGGAGRPEEAA; encoded by the coding sequence ATGCTTCTTGACTACCGCGTTCCCTTGGCCGATTGGGTCGAGACGGCCGTCCGCTGGATCCAGGTGCAGTACGCCGCGGGCTTCGACGGCTTCTCCGACCTCGTGCGGGTGGTCATCGACGGCTTGCTCGCCGGGCTGGTGGCGGTGCCGCCTCTCGCGTTGGTGGCCGTGCTCGCCGCCCTCGTCGCGTGGCAGGCGGGGTGGCGCCTCGGCGTCTTCGCCCTGCTCGGCCTCTTCCTCGTGCACAACATCGGGCTGTGGACCCCGTTCCTCGAGACGCTGGCGCTCGTGGTCACGGCCCAGGTCTTGATCGTGATCGTGGGGGTGCCGCTCGGCATCCTGGCGGCGGGGAGCGACGTGGCGGAACGCGTCATGCGACCGGTGCTGGACTTCATGCAGACCATGCCGGCGTTCGTCTACCTGATCCCCGCCATCATGTTCTTCGGCATAGGGCTCGTGCCGGGGGTCGTCGCGACCTTCATCTTCTCGCTGCCGCCCCTCGTCAGGCTGGTGAACCTGGGCATCAGGCAGGTCCCCACCGACCTGGTGGAGGCGGCCGACGCCTTCGGGACGACGCGGCTGCAGAAGCTGGTGAAGGTGCAGGTGCCGCTCGCCCTCCCCACCATGATGGCGGGCCTCAACCAGTCCATCATGCTCAACCTCTCCATGGTGGTGATCGCCAGCATGATCGGCGCCGGCGGCCTCGGTGCCGAGGTCCTCCGGGGCATCCAGCGCATCAAGGTGGGGCAGGGGTTCGAGGCGGGACTCGCCGTGGTCATCCTCGCCATCGTGCTCGATCGGCTCACGGCGTCGTTCGCCGCGCGGCGCCGCCCCGGCGCGCGCGGCGGCGGCGCCGGCCGGCCGGAGGAGGCGGCGTGA